The genomic DNA TCGGCCGTTCTTCTCCTTATTTCGTCCTCGATCTCCTCAGGCTTTCCAAAGAATATAGCCTCTGCTGGGCACATCTCAGCACATGCAGGTTCCATTCCAAGCATTCTCCTGTTGGCGCACATGTCGCACTTGGTAACAGCCCTGATTCTCACATCATAGCTCGGCGCGCCAAAAGGACAGACGGCAAGGCACATGAGACAACCAATGCACTTCTTGGGGTCAATTATGACGGCCCCATCAGTATCGCGATGAATTGCCCCTGCAGGGCAAACA from Pyrococcus kukulkanii includes the following:
- a CDS encoding 4Fe-4S dicluster domain-containing protein; amino-acid sequence: MRRRILHVDYSLCIGCETCQSVCEFIHNGRPNIRIYYTVSGLPVPISCKHCDKAPCMDVCPAGAIHRDTDGAVIIDPKKCIGCLMCLAVCPFGAPSYDVRIRAVTKCDMCANRRMLGMEPACAEMCPAEAIFFGKPEEIEDEIRRRTAEKIARERISIGSMESVGRLL